A genomic region of Pyrus communis chromosome 14, drPyrComm1.1, whole genome shotgun sequence contains the following coding sequences:
- the LOC137715343 gene encoding protein GRAVITROPIC IN THE LIGHT 1-like, with protein sequence MDSVRPSAVTPNKSRLARTIAKVLHLRAATGIAPVDGVQKVKSQAFKAEKVKSQDFGVQKVNYQESGVQKVKSQENGIQKVKSQEKVKDNWNGGKVMVDRSEPFDKKNEELQERVALEAHLAKLFASVSSVKAAYAQLQHSQSPYDAEGIQAADKEVVSELKNLSELKRCFLKKQFDPKPETTLVLAEIEEQKSVLKTYEIMGKKLESQVRLKDSEIVFLEEKLEEAKDHNKLLEKRLNQNQSGQLHVLDNLHLSALSPSHFITVLRHTVKSIRSFVRMMVDDMKSAGWDIHAAAKAIDRDVLYWKEDHKCFAFEHSVCKEMFDAFQYPNFSLPNESLPEKKKQQQQLFFVRFTELKSMKPKDYLSQNPRSAFAKFCRVKYLRLVHPKMETSFFGNLNQRNLINAGEFPSSDFFASFAEMAKRVWLLHCLAFSFDPEAAIFQVSKGCRFSEVYMDSLDDGGFLSTASEPQVGFTVVPGFRLGKTVIQCQVYLTRLQSTPRKQR encoded by the coding sequence ATGGATTCGGTGAGACCATCCGCCGTGACCCCAAATAAGAGTAGATTGGCGCGTACTATTGCTAAAGTTCTTCATCTTCGGGCTGCAACGGGTATTGCCCCCGTTGATGGGGTTCAGAAGGTTAAGTCCCAAGCATTCAAAGCTGAGAAGGTTAAGTCCCAGGATTTTGGAGTTCAGAAGGTAAACTACCAAGAAAGTGGAGTTCAGAAGGTGAAGTCTCAAGAAAATGGAATTCAGAAAGTCAAGTCCCAAGAAAAGGTGAAGGATAACTGGAATGGTGGTAAGGTTATGGTTGATCGGTCTGAGCCATTTGACAAGAAAAATGAGGAGCTCCAGGAAAGAGTCGCCTTGGAGGCTCATCTAGCGAAACTGTTTGCAAGCGTTTCATCTGTTAAAGCTGCGTATGCACAACTGCAGCATTCTCAGTCTCCCTATGATGCTGAAGGAATCCAAGCTGCTGACAAAGAGGTAGTCTCCGAATTGAAGAACTTGTCTGAGTTGAAGCGTTGTTTCTTAAAAAAACAGTTCGATCCTAAACCTGAGACTACCCTGGTTTTGGCGGAGATCGAGGAGCAGAAGAGTGTTCTAAAAACCTATGAAATCATGGGGAAAAAGTTGGAATCTCAGGTGAGGCTGAAGGACTCTGAAATTGTATTTCTCGAAGAAAAGTTAGAGGAGGCCAAGGATCATAATAAGTTGCTTGAGAAGCGATTAAACCAGAACCAGAGCGGGCAGCTACATGTGCTCGACAATCTTCATTTATCTGCTTTAAGTCCTAGCCATTTCATTACAGTTCTTCGACACACGGTAAAGTCCATCCGGAGCTTTGTTCGGATGATGGTGGATGATATGAAATCTGCCGGTTGGGACATTCATGCAGCAGCTAAAGCGATTGACCGCGATGTGCTTTATTGGAAAGAAGATCACAAGTGTTTTGCATTTGAACACTCTGTTTGCAAGGAAATGTTTGATGCTTTCCAGTACCCCAACTTCTCACTTCCAAATGAGTCCTTGCCggagaaaaagaaacaacagCAGCAGCTCTTTTTTGTGAGATTCACGGAACTCAAATCGATGAAGCCGAAGGACTATCTCTCCCAGAATCCCAGATCAGCATTTGCCAAGTTCTGCCGTGTCAAGTACTTACGACTGGTTCATCCCAAGATGGAAACATCATTTTTCGGCAATCTGAATCAAAGAAACCTCATCAATGCAGGTGAGTTTCCGAGCTCTGATTTCTTTGCTTCATTTGCTGAAATGGCAAAGCGTGTCTGGCTCCTGCATTGCTTGGCCTTCTCCTTCGATCCTGAAGCCGCAATCTTCCAAGTAAGCAAGGGATGTCGATTTTCAGAAGTGTACATGGACAGCTTAGATGACGGAGGGTTCCTCTCAACAGCATCTGAACCGCAAGTGGGATTCACGGTTGTTCCGGGATTCAGACTCGGTAAAACTGTCATTCAGTGCCAAGTATACCTCACTCGGTTACAATCCACTCCGAGAAAGCAAAGGTAA